The proteins below are encoded in one region of Candidatus Gracilibacteria bacterium:
- a CDS encoding valine--tRNA ligase yields MSDFPKQYNPKDAEKSMQDLWEANDCFSPRESTTGEKFYIPIPPPNVTGNLHLGHALTLTLEDIMTRYHRMRGDSTLWVPGTDHAGIATQAKVEEKLMKNGIRRQDLGREKFLEEMWKWMEEYQSNISNQIRKMGASVSWKNERFTLDTGSNKLVEGIFVDLYNKGLIYRGEYMVNYSPALESVISDIEVDYQEIEEKMYYINYFVSGSDKELLVATTRPETLLADQAVAVHPKDKRYKKLIGKSVILPIVNREIPIIADEMVDMEFGTGVVKITPAHDPADFETAKRHGLKVDYRVIDKNGIMTKEAGIFAGLPANGEARSNVVELLKSKGNLVKIEPYTHKVGFCSRGKCRIESVVSTQWFVRASKMAEKVIAGYKNKEFEIIPERFNKTFEDWIFNLRDWCISRQLWWGHQIPAYYDLNTGELLGVTLDPTELIQNQCEKYNITYTENWKNTQNGRNSSENRAPQGAVSSNTANKEAEIGAGRTTFSEFFMRRDDDVLDTWFSSALWPFSVLDWDFEDPAELFQKFYPADVLETGHDIIFFWVIRMFLMGYEYTGQTPFKKIYLHGLILDESGRKMSKSWGNVIDPLVVIDQYSTDALRLSVVLGNTPGNNLNFSMKTVEEYSLFLNKFWNIVRFSWMNVGDITEERAELETRIIQGEKNLLPYERWILSRLSNIIEKITTGMNEYTFSSTGSELLAFIRDEFADFAIEAYKIEKDSSILGKDVMKLCILDIIALLHPYTPHITESLYGFVTGGKILMTSVWPKTELKVEKESEHLMTLVFDIVRTIRNIRAESKIPPSELRDIHIVSPEGYREGIEANARIITGLTRGSSLEIGKKPGKGLGFAYGVIHGVDIYVDAHIDASKIEEEKARLMEQIEDKKNYLRALNAKLQNNSFVANAPEKIVRAEMDKKHQVENELAKLEEKYHSLAGE; encoded by the coding sequence ATGTCCGATTTCCCAAAACAATACAATCCGAAAGATGCAGAAAAATCGATGCAAGACCTCTGGGAGGCGAATGATTGTTTTTCTCCACGCGAATCCACAACAGGAGAAAAATTCTACATTCCCATTCCCCCTCCGAATGTGACGGGAAACCTCCATCTCGGACACGCGCTCACTCTCACGCTCGAGGATATCATGACTCGTTATCATCGAATGCGCGGAGATAGTACACTCTGGGTTCCAGGAACGGATCATGCAGGTATTGCTACACAGGCAAAGGTAGAAGAAAAACTCATGAAAAATGGAATCCGTCGCCAAGACTTGGGACGTGAGAAGTTCCTTGAAGAGATGTGGAAATGGATGGAAGAATACCAATCAAATATTTCAAACCAGATACGAAAGATGGGTGCCTCTGTGAGCTGGAAGAATGAACGATTCACACTCGATACAGGGAGCAATAAACTCGTGGAAGGAATATTTGTCGACCTCTACAACAAGTGACTCATATACCGCGGTGAGTATATGGTGAATTACTCTCCTGCTCTTGAATCTGTGATTTCTGATATCGAAGTCGACTATCAGGAAATCGAAGAGAAAATGTACTATATCAATTATTTCGTGTCAGGAAGTGACAAGGAGCTCCTCGTTGCAACCACTCGTCCAGAGACACTTCTCGCTGACCAAGCAGTTGCGGTTCACCCGAAAGACAAACGCTACAAGAAACTCATCGGAAAATCAGTCATCCTCCCAATCGTGAATCGTGAGATTCCTATCATCGCCGATGAAATGGTCGATATGGAATTCGGAACTGGAGTAGTGAAGATCACTCCAGCGCATGATCCAGCGGATTTCGAAACAGCGAAACGTCATGGACTCAAGGTCGACTATCGTGTGATTGACAAGAATGGTATCATGACCAAAGAAGCGGGGATTTTTGCTGGACTTCCTGCGAATGGAGAAGCGAGATCCAACGTCGTCGAGCTCCTCAAGAGCAAAGGAAATCTCGTGAAGATAGAACCATACACCCATAAAGTCGGATTTTGTTCTCGTGGAAAATGTCGTATCGAATCCGTCGTCTCAACCCAATGGTTCGTCCGTGCTTCGAAGATGGCAGAAAAAGTGATTGCCGGATACAAGAACAAGGAATTCGAGATTATCCCAGAACGATTCAATAAAACGTTTGAGGATTGGATTTTCAATCTTCGCGATTGGTGTATCTCCCGTCAGCTCTGGTGGGGACATCAGATTCCTGCATACTATGATCTCAATACTGGTGAACTTCTTGGTGTTACTCTAGATCCAACCGAATTGATCCAGAATCAATGTGAGAAATATAATATTACCTATACGGAAAACTGGAAAAATACTCAAAATGGAAGGAATTCGAGCGAAAATCGAGCACCGCAATGAGCTGTATCTAGTAATACAGCGAATAAGGAAGCGGAGATTTGAGCTTGAAGAACGACATTTTCAGAATTTTTCATGAGGAGGGATGATGATGTTCTCGATACGTGGTTTTCGAGTGCTCTTTGGCCTTTTTCAGTTCTCGATTGGGATTTCGAAGACCCTGCAGAACTCTTCCAGAAATTCTATCCTGCAGATGTCCTCGAAACGGGTCATGATATTATTTTCTTCTGGGTAATTCGCATGTTCCTCATGGGATATGAATATACAGGACAAACTCCATTCAAGAAAATATACCTCCATGGACTCATCCTCGATGAGAGTGGACGAAAAATGAGTAAAAGTTGGGGAAATGTGATCGATCCACTCGTGGTGATCGACCAGTATTCTACCGATGCACTTCGCCTCTCAGTTGTCCTCGGAAACACTCCTGGAAACAATCTGAATTTCTCGATGAAAACCGTGGAAGAATACAGCTTATTCTTGAATAAATTCTGGAATATTGTTCGTTTTTCTTGGATGAATGTCGGTGATATCACGGAAGAAAGAGCTGAACTCGAAACTCGCATCATCCAGTGAGAAAAAAATCTCCTCCCATATGAACGATGGATACTCTCACGACTTTCGAACATCATCGAAAAAATCACAACTGGAATGAACGAATATACATTTTCTTCGACTGGAAGCGAACTGCTCGCATTTATCCGTGATGAATTCGCAGACTTCGCTATCGAGGCATACAAGATCGAAAAAGATTCCAGTATCCTCGGAAAAGATGTCATGAAGCTCTGCATTCTGGATATCATCGCGCTCCTTCATCCATACACGCCACATATTACAGAATCCCTCTATGGATTCGTCACTGGTGGAAAAATCCTCATGACGAGTGTATGGCCAAAAACAGAACTCAAAGTCGAAAAAGAAAGTGAACACCTCATGACTCTCGTGTTCGATATCGTTCGTACGATTCGCAATATCCGCGCAGAGTCGAAGATTCCACCATCAGAACTGCGTGATATCCATATCGTTTCTCCTGAATGATACCGCGAATGAATCGAAGCAAATGCGCGTATCATCACTGGACTCACACGTGGAAGCTCTCTCGAAATCGGGAAAAAACCTGGAAAAGGACTCGGATTCGCCTATGGAGTTATTCACGGGGTCGACATCTATGTCGATGCACATATCGATGCATCGAAAATCGAAGAAGAAAAAGCTCGTCTCATGGAACAAATCGAAGACAAGAAGAATTATCTCCGAGCGCTCAATGCGAAACTCCAGAACAATTCCTTCGTCGCGAATGCTCCAGAGAAAATCGTCCGCGCAGAAATGGACAAAAAACACCAAGTAGAAAATGAACTCGCGAAACTCGAAGAGAAATATCATTCACTCGCTGGAGAATAG